From the Acidimicrobiales bacterium genome, the window TTGTTCATGTAGTAGTCGGGCAGCGGCTCACGCTCCTTGAGCATCTCGAGCGGGCTGCGGCCGTTGGGGTTGCCCTTGAAGTACTCGTGGAGCGCGCCCGGCATCGCGACCGGATCCCACGTGGGGTTGACCACGGCATGGCTGATCCGACCGCCGACCAGGTGGTACTTGCGCCCGTCCTGCTCGACCCATTGCACCACCCGGGGCTGCATCTCCGCCGGCACGTGCCGGGTGAACGCGTCGAGTGCCTCGTAGAAGTGGTTGTCGGCATCGAACGGGAGATAGTCGAGATCTTCAGGTGTCATGGCAATCGCTCCTGGAGCCTTCGGGAATGAACCTTCCTGGGAAGACATGCTACCGCGTGCTCACATCGGACCCCAGTTGGGCTCCCGACGTTCGCCGAACGCACGCATCGCCTCGGTCATGTTGCCGGTGAACGTACCGAGCACCTGCTGGCGATTCTCGAGTTCGACGGCATGGCGGATCGACGGGGCATCGATGTTGGCCCACATACCCCGCTTGGTGAGCCACAGCCCGTACTCATTCTGCTTCGCGAGGCGGCGGCCATAGTCGAGCGCAGCTTCGAGGTGTGTGCCCGCGGGCACGAGCCGGTTGATCATTCCCATGCGCTCGGCCTCCTCCGCAGCCACGTGGCGACCGCTCAGCATCATGTCCATCGCATGGCCCGACCCGACGAGACGGGGCAGGAAGTAGCTGGTGCCGATGTCGCACGAGGTCAGCCCGACATTGATGAAGACCGACCCGAAGTAGGCCGTGGTGTCGGCCACCCGCAGATCGCTGGCGAGCGCCAAGGCGAAGCCTCCGCCGACGGCCGCGCCGTGCACGGCCGCGATCACCGGCTTGTCGCATTCGTGCACCGCCATCATGAAGTCGACGATGTGCTCCTGGCTCCGGTAGACGCTCCCCACCGGACCCCGGCCCTCCGCGTCCGGCGCCGGGCTCCCGCCACCCTTCAGGTCGGCGCCGGCGCAGAAGCCGTCGCCGGCCCCGGTCAGCACGATCACCCGCGCATCCCGGTCACGATGCAGCTCGCGGAACGCGGCGATGCCGTCGCTCACAAGATCCATCGAGAGTGCGTTTCGACGTTCGGGACGGTTGAGCGTGACGACCGGAACCGCCGGCTCCGATCGATCGATGGTGACGTAGTTCTCGCGTGGGCTGGTGCTCATGTCG encodes:
- a CDS encoding enoyl-CoA hydratase-related protein is translated as MSTSPRENYVTIDRSEPAVPVVTLNRPERRNALSMDLVSDGIAAFRELHRDRDARVIVLTGAGDGFCAGADLKGGGSPAPDAEGRGPVGSVYRSQEHIVDFMMAVHECDKPVIAAVHGAAVGGGFALALASDLRVADTTAYFGSVFINVGLTSCDIGTSYFLPRLVGSGHAMDMMLSGRHVAAEEAERMGMINRLVPAGTHLEAALDYGRRLAKQNEYGLWLTKRGMWANIDAPSIRHAVELENRQQVLGTFTGNMTEAMRAFGERREPNWGPM